In Gemmatimonadaceae bacterium, a genomic segment contains:
- a CDS encoding protein kinase, which translates to MLPIERLKNALSGLYSVDRELGRGGMATVYLAQDSKHDRTVALKVLHPELASSLGPDRFLREIKLAARLNHPHILPSTTLTVRESSIAT; encoded by the coding sequence GTGCTCCCGATCGAGCGATTAAAAAATGCCCTCAGCGGCCTGTACAGCGTCGATCGCGAGCTCGGGCGCGGAGGCATGGCGACCGTCTACCTCGCGCAGGACTCCAAGCATGATCGCACTGTCGCCCTCAAGGTCCTGCACCCTGAGCTCGCCAGTTCTCTCGGCCCCGATCGTTTCCTCCGCGAGATAAAGCTCGCGGCACGCCTGAATCATCCGCACATCCTGCCCTCGACTACGCTCACCGTCAGGGAATCGTCCATCGCGACATAA
- a CDS encoding type II toxin-antitoxin system HicB family antitoxin: MATLEYEGYVARIETDEENNGFHGRVINIGDVVNFKGRSMAELKREFANSMKEYFAFCKERGEDPEQPFSGKFVLRVDPAVHRAITRAAEREGVSINKWAEEQLERAAG, translated from the coding sequence ATGGCAACGCTGGAATACGAGGGCTACGTCGCCCGCATCGAGACAGACGAGGAGAACAACGGTTTTCACGGCCGAGTGATCAACATCGGCGACGTAGTCAACTTCAAGGGCCGATCCATGGCTGAGCTCAAGAGGGAGTTCGCCAACTCCATGAAGGAGTACTTCGCCTTCTGCAAAGAGAGAGGCGAAGACCCTGAACAACCCTTTTCCGGGAAGTTCGTCCTACGCGTGGATCCAGCGGTTCATCGAGCGATTACGCGTGCTGCCGAGCGTGAAGGCGTGAGTATCAACAAATGGGCCGAAGAGCAGCTTGAGCGTGCCGCTGGATGA
- a CDS encoding MFS transporter produces MPLDDPFLQVTLPTVLIATFGLVKALTNLAAGRLGDTWGRKRVLVIGWLFAVPVPFMIMFAPTWGWIVAANVFLGINQGLAWSTTVIMKIDLVGPRRACKA; encoded by the coding sequence GTGCCGCTGGATGATCCTTTTCTGCAAGTGACATTGCCAACGGTTCTCATCGCGACGTTCGGTTTGGTGAAGGCACTCACGAACCTCGCGGCAGGCCGGCTCGGCGACACGTGGGGTCGCAAGCGAGTCCTCGTCATTGGCTGGCTCTTCGCCGTGCCCGTGCCCTTCATGATCATGTTCGCCCCCACCTGGGGATGGATCGTCGCCGCCAATGTTTTCCTGGGGATCAACCAGGGGTTGGCGTGGTCAACAACGGTGATCATGAAGATTGATCTGGTGGGACCTCGGCGCGCATGTAAAGCATGA
- a CDS encoding DUF2339 domain-containing protein → MQPDDELTLDARVARLERGLAAVSASLDAILSNNTAPADPIRPGPRARPQFAQLPIQGKSAEWWLARGGALLTCLALIMLYQYAVDRNWITPVVRLAAGTAVGAGLMIAAARIARTVKPAPDDTVGLREVLMGAALSAWYITAYAGAVFYHLVPVSGARAIFFALSIAGAWLALREKRALLAILAIGVGFAAPALLPSATPSIPAFAAYILALTAVGLVLYLMRGWQSVLWLTFIAFWWNAGEAVAITCCSSPLIPTRMAGSPVTARIAMTLLVALCTAMLVRVPILRRRLLALGSDLYTEPLLSEWSHSILVEVSSVIRRVTGQPTSLDSAALWAITLSSPLLALFDLSTIWRFAPVVTWGAAAAVIAVIAFRLASSARAPDDEFTHVEAAAAALWSLAGIIWLADPVSTALHVSVFPTILIGAAAHAFVALYFLRGSRFRVPRGLAKITAVGAVTMTVFAEITTVGAGFKPWWTSSAIVTIATSAWIWWTSRRIPEERGYATVIGIVAYLALMLVDGRLLGHILRPLVTASYALAGTAMLVASMRTSNPAVLRRLGGFTLVVVVARLFMLDLAGVETIWRVLLFLVCGALFLLTSYLLQVGRKPSVTG, encoded by the coding sequence ATGCAGCCGGACGATGAACTGACACTGGATGCCCGCGTCGCGCGCCTCGAGCGAGGCCTCGCTGCCGTATCGGCAAGTCTCGACGCCATTCTGTCCAACAACACCGCGCCGGCGGATCCGATCCGCCCTGGCCCGCGCGCGCGGCCACAGTTCGCCCAGTTGCCCATCCAGGGGAAAAGCGCGGAATGGTGGCTGGCGAGGGGGGGAGCACTGCTCACTTGTCTCGCGCTCATCATGCTTTACCAGTACGCGGTGGACCGCAACTGGATCACGCCGGTCGTCCGTCTCGCTGCCGGTACTGCGGTCGGCGCCGGTCTCATGATCGCCGCGGCGCGAATCGCGCGCACGGTGAAGCCGGCACCCGATGACACCGTCGGCCTGCGCGAAGTGCTGATGGGAGCGGCGCTCTCCGCCTGGTACATCACTGCTTACGCGGGTGCTGTTTTCTACCACCTCGTCCCGGTGTCCGGCGCGCGAGCGATTTTCTTCGCGCTGAGCATCGCCGGCGCATGGCTCGCGCTTCGCGAGAAGCGCGCGCTCCTCGCGATTCTCGCCATTGGCGTCGGCTTCGCTGCGCCGGCCCTTCTTCCGTCAGCGACACCGTCCATTCCCGCATTCGCCGCGTACATCCTGGCGCTAACGGCGGTCGGCCTCGTTCTCTACCTGATGCGCGGCTGGCAGTCGGTTCTTTGGCTGACGTTCATCGCGTTCTGGTGGAACGCCGGCGAGGCGGTTGCGATCACTTGCTGCTCGTCTCCGCTGATACCGACACGTATGGCGGGCTCTCCGGTGACGGCGCGCATCGCGATGACTCTGCTGGTGGCGCTGTGCACCGCGATGCTGGTTCGCGTCCCGATTCTCCGGCGAAGACTCCTTGCGCTCGGATCGGATCTTTACACCGAGCCGCTCCTTTCCGAATGGTCGCACTCGATACTTGTCGAGGTATCCTCGGTCATTCGACGGGTCACCGGCCAGCCGACGTCACTCGATTCCGCGGCGCTGTGGGCGATCACGCTGTCGAGCCCGTTGCTTGCGCTGTTCGATCTTTCGACGATCTGGCGATTCGCGCCCGTTGTCACGTGGGGCGCAGCCGCCGCCGTGATAGCTGTCATTGCCTTCCGGCTCGCCTCGTCCGCGCGCGCGCCGGACGACGAGTTCACGCATGTGGAAGCGGCTGCGGCGGCGCTGTGGAGCCTGGCAGGCATCATATGGCTCGCCGACCCGGTCTCAACAGCGCTCCACGTATCCGTCTTTCCCACGATCCTTATCGGAGCAGCCGCTCACGCATTTGTCGCGTTGTATTTTCTGCGCGGCTCGCGGTTCAGAGTCCCGCGCGGCCTCGCAAAGATCACCGCCGTGGGGGCCGTGACGATGACGGTTTTCGCGGAGATCACGACAGTCGGAGCTGGATTCAAGCCGTGGTGGACGTCATCGGCGATCGTGACGATTGCGACGTCGGCATGGATCTGGTGGACTTCGCGCCGTATCCCCGAAGAGCGCGGCTACGCCACTGTCATCGGGATCGTCGCGTACCTCGCGCTGATGCTGGTGGACGGACGGCTGCTCGGCCACATCTTGCGCCCGCTCGTCACGGCCAGTTATGCGCTCGCCGGCACCGCGATGCTCGTGGCCAGCATGAGAACATCGAATCCGGCAGTGCTGCGCCGGCTCGGCGGATTCACTCTCGTGGTTGTCGTCGCGCGGCTCTTCATGCTGGATCTGGCCGGAGTGGAGACGATCTGGCGCGTGCTGCTGTTCCTCGTGTGCGGAGCGCTCTTTCTCTTGACGAGCTACCTGTTGCAGGTCGGGCGCAAGCCGTCGGTCACCGGATGA
- a CDS encoding class I SAM-dependent methyltransferase, which produces MTGDDAVLPDPAFSYDAIAANYARNVDTAPYNALYERPAMLGLLPPIEGARILDAGCGSGWYAEQLLARGATVDAIDASAAMVAFARERLMSMASDVASRLTVQVANLDATLPFAGATFDGVVSPLVLHYISDWRPALREMLRVLKPQGWLQFSTHHPAADAALFETRNYFGTEHVVDHWDWVGNVEFYRRSLTEICASLDDAGFVIEKLVEPVPVEAFRAAEPDSWARLMSQPEFLIVRARPRT; this is translated from the coding sequence ATGACCGGGGACGACGCGGTGTTGCCCGATCCCGCCTTCAGCTACGACGCGATCGCCGCGAACTACGCGCGCAATGTGGATACGGCTCCCTACAACGCGCTGTACGAGAGGCCGGCGATGCTCGGACTGCTGCCGCCCATCGAAGGCGCGCGAATCCTCGATGCCGGGTGCGGCTCGGGCTGGTACGCCGAGCAGCTTCTCGCCCGCGGCGCGACGGTGGACGCGATAGATGCGAGCGCGGCGATGGTCGCGTTCGCGCGGGAGCGGCTGATGAGCATGGCCAGCGATGTCGCGTCGCGGCTCACGGTTCAGGTCGCCAATCTCGACGCGACGCTGCCCTTCGCCGGCGCAACATTCGACGGGGTCGTCAGCCCCCTTGTGCTGCATTACATAAGCGACTGGCGCCCGGCGCTACGGGAGATGCTGCGGGTGCTGAAGCCCCAGGGCTGGCTACAATTCTCGACGCATCACCCCGCCGCCGATGCAGCGCTGTTCGAAACCCGGAACTACTTCGGCACCGAGCATGTGGTGGATCACTGGGACTGGGTCGGAAACGTCGAGTTCTATCGCCGCTCTCTCACCGAAATATGCGCATCGCTGGACGACGCCGGCTTCGTCATCGAGAAGCTCGTGGAGCCCGTTCCCGTCGAAGCCTTTCGCGCCGCGGAGCCCGACTCATGGGCGCGGCTCATGAGTCAGCCGGAATTCCTCATCGTGCGGGCGCGCCCGCGTACCTGA
- a CDS encoding M28 family peptidase yields the protein MIRSILRGVAASAAPVLLPAMILAGCTATGASPSPARTVAAITPADVRSRIYLIADDSMRGREAGTADNVRMTSYLEREVLRLGLEPGGENGTYYQTIPMVRRRADSASTLAVNGEHLSLFTDFVPLRPSSTVRFAAALKTGTYPVIYGGRAGDSTVALRPAEVAGRIVILDAPIGPSGQPTGVYTTPAGIAISRFPTAAGIAIAALDLVTRATASSLRSSGGGLSDRGTVAQPLPFGLLISRATAEKMMGSRLGSLQPGTRGGNVQADVRFAERPVTAPARNVIAILRGSDPALRGEYVAIGAHSDHIAVARAPVDHDSLRAYNRIMRPNGGDTRVAGPSTPTATQRGIIRAILDSLRRIRPPRPDSIYNGADDDGSGSVALLEIAESLAQGKRPRRSILFVWHTAEEAGLLGSAWFTGHATVPHDSIVAQLNMDMVGHGEKRDTPTGGPRNVQVIGSRRLSTDLGDVVDSVNVRMPQPYLIDYSFDAPRHVQNRYCRSDHYMYARTGIPIAYISRGYSPDYHMVTDEPQYISYDGLARVATFVRNIAVAVADRNDRVRVDKPKPDPLAPCLQ from the coding sequence ATGATTCGCTCGATCCTTCGCGGAGTCGCCGCATCGGCCGCTCCGGTGCTTCTTCCGGCAATGATTCTCGCCGGCTGTACCGCCACCGGAGCCAGCCCGTCTCCGGCGCGCACCGTCGCCGCGATCACGCCCGCCGATGTCCGAAGCCGCATCTATCTGATCGCCGATGATTCGATGCGTGGACGCGAAGCGGGCACTGCCGACAATGTCAGGATGACTTCGTACCTCGAGCGCGAAGTCTTGCGGCTCGGGCTCGAGCCGGGCGGAGAGAACGGCACCTATTACCAGACAATTCCGATGGTCCGGCGGCGGGCGGACTCCGCATCCACTCTCGCCGTGAATGGTGAGCACCTGTCGCTCTTTACCGACTTCGTTCCGCTTCGGCCGTCATCCACGGTCCGGTTCGCGGCGGCGCTGAAGACGGGAACCTATCCGGTGATCTACGGCGGGCGGGCCGGAGACTCTACAGTAGCGCTGAGGCCCGCGGAGGTCGCCGGCCGGATCGTGATTCTCGACGCGCCGATCGGACCCAGCGGTCAGCCAACCGGCGTATACACTACGCCCGCCGGGATCGCAATCTCCCGCTTTCCCACCGCTGCTGGGATCGCCATTGCGGCGCTCGACCTGGTCACACGCGCCACGGCCAGCTCGCTTCGCTCGAGCGGCGGCGGACTGTCGGATCGCGGCACAGTCGCGCAGCCCCTTCCCTTCGGGCTGCTCATCTCGCGAGCAACGGCCGAGAAGATGATGGGATCGCGCCTCGGCTCGCTTCAGCCGGGCACACGTGGCGGAAACGTCCAGGCCGACGTGCGATTCGCCGAACGGCCCGTGACCGCCCCCGCGCGCAACGTCATCGCGATCCTGCGCGGCTCCGATCCGGCCTTGCGCGGTGAGTACGTCGCCATCGGTGCGCATAGCGATCACATCGCCGTCGCGAGAGCTCCGGTGGACCACGACTCGCTGCGCGCGTACAATCGAATCATGCGTCCCAACGGGGGCGATACGCGCGTCGCCGGCCCTTCCACTCCGACCGCAACCCAGCGCGGCATTATCCGCGCGATTCTCGACAGCCTGCGCCGCATCCGTCCGCCCCGTCCCGACTCCATCTACAACGGCGCGGACGACGATGGGTCCGGATCGGTGGCGCTGCTGGAAATCGCCGAATCGCTGGCACAGGGCAAGCGTCCGCGCCGCTCGATTCTATTCGTCTGGCACACCGCGGAGGAAGCGGGACTGCTCGGCTCGGCATGGTTTACCGGGCATGCAACAGTACCGCACGATTCGATCGTCGCGCAACTCAACATGGACATGGTGGGGCACGGTGAGAAACGGGATACGCCAACCGGCGGCCCCCGCAACGTGCAGGTGATCGGATCGCGCCGGTTGTCCACTGACCTCGGCGACGTAGTGGATTCGGTCAATGTGAGAATGCCGCAGCCGTATCTGATAGACTACTCGTTCGATGCGCCGAGACATGTCCAGAACCGGTACTGCAGAAGCGACCATTACATGTATGCCCGGACGGGAATTCCGATCGCGTACATCTCCCGCGGATATAGTCCGGACTATCACATGGTGACCGATGAGCCCCAGTACATCAGCTATGACGGACTGGCGCGGGTGGCCACCTTTGTCCGGAACATCGCGGTCGCGGTCGCCGACCGGAACGACCGCGTGAGAGTGGACAAGCCGAAGCCGGATCCGCTCGCGCCCTGCCTGCAATAG
- a CDS encoding four helix bundle protein: protein MADFRKLRVWQAAQELAIDAHRVAARMRGARSATLCDQLIRAAMSVPTNIVEGSAHASPREFARFVQYSLASVSELEGHIQLARDLEMITQHDFTRLLARVVDVRKMLHGLLKKLRATGNG from the coding sequence GTGGCTGACTTCAGGAAACTGCGAGTATGGCAGGCGGCACAGGAGCTCGCGATTGATGCGCATCGAGTCGCTGCCCGCATGCGCGGAGCTAGGAGCGCAACCCTTTGCGACCAGCTTATTCGCGCCGCGATGTCGGTCCCGACGAACATCGTGGAGGGGAGCGCGCATGCGAGTCCGCGCGAGTTTGCGCGCTTCGTTCAGTACTCCCTCGCTTCGGTCTCGGAACTCGAGGGCCACATTCAGCTGGCGCGCGATCTTGAAATGATAACCCAGCACGACTTCACCAGGTTGCTCGCTCGCGTAGTGGATGTCCGCAAGATGCTGCACGGGCTTCTGAAAAAGCTCAGGGCAACGGGCAACGGGTAA
- a CDS encoding UPF0182 family protein yields the protein MNRMRLLRPLWIVGAVFLLFGALPTLVGFITDWLWFREIGFQPVFTTELVTKTLLFVGATIVAFLFITLNARFATRGLSKAPVLWRVSPDLPPVDIGRSLSKLVAPIGGVVALLFGMAAAGRWMEILQLSNRSAFGVTDPVFGREIGFYVFVLPGLASLIGMLRGLVIFTLVASLVLHLLRGRVTLPPQRIGLQSPADGHVAGLLVAFLLLTAVQIWLVRIPELLYSTTGPLVGASYTDLHANLPALHIIAGTALVGAALVIYGVLRRKIVWFTFVSFLAYVAVSIVVGGLFPWGMQRFIVDPTELTREAPQLKSHIRATRTAWGLDSVEERTLTGDASLSIADIRSNTSTVENVRLWDRDPLLQTFGQLQEIRTYYDFVSVDDERYVINGRYRQVLLAPRELNAAKLPTRTFINQHLTFTHGMGLTLGPVNEVTTEGLPVLFVKDLPPVSSVSLKVTRPQIYFGELTSDHVFVNTKQKEFDYPSGEESIYTRYTGTGGVRVGSFFRRAMFAMRFGALNILLSGDIGADSRVLYNREISRRARLALPFLTFDQDPYMVVAANGELKWMLDGYTSTDRYPYSQRLSDGTSYMRNSIKVVIDAYNGSVDAYVIDPADPIARTYSKIFPGLLKPAGAMPADIRAHLRYPTDLFRVQSSLYATYHMDAPETFYHREDQWQVPAIGDKADGENRFMRHIVMRLPEEKQAEFIYMAPFTPKGKDNLASWMIARNDGANYGKLRVYSFPKQSLVYGPRQIMSRIAQDPDISRELTLWDQRGSEVIRGELLVIPIEEALIYVQPIYLRAEGGRIPELKRVVVAYKNRVVMRETLEAGLATLFGGDVPRAEDNATPPMPGDTTRAAPATIGAPAAPSNSALIAEARSHYERAVAAQRSGDWALYGKEIQALGDILQRLNTGSRR from the coding sequence ATGAACAGAATGCGTTTGCTCCGTCCTCTCTGGATCGTAGGTGCCGTATTTCTCCTGTTCGGCGCGCTCCCCACCTTGGTCGGATTCATCACCGACTGGCTCTGGTTCCGCGAAATCGGATTTCAGCCGGTGTTCACGACCGAGCTCGTCACGAAGACGCTTCTCTTCGTCGGCGCCACCATTGTCGCATTTCTCTTCATCACGCTCAACGCGCGCTTTGCCACAAGGGGCCTGTCGAAGGCGCCAGTGCTGTGGCGTGTCAGCCCGGACTTGCCGCCGGTGGACATCGGCCGCTCTCTTTCGAAGCTCGTCGCGCCGATCGGCGGAGTCGTTGCGTTGCTCTTCGGCATGGCTGCCGCGGGCAGATGGATGGAGATTCTCCAGCTCAGCAATCGCTCGGCCTTTGGAGTCACCGATCCGGTGTTCGGCCGGGAGATCGGCTTCTACGTCTTCGTGCTGCCGGGTCTCGCGTCGCTGATCGGGATGCTGCGCGGACTGGTGATCTTCACCCTGGTTGCGTCGCTGGTGCTGCATCTCCTTCGAGGCCGCGTCACTCTTCCGCCGCAGCGGATCGGCCTGCAGTCGCCGGCCGACGGACATGTCGCCGGACTTCTCGTTGCGTTCCTGCTGCTGACCGCGGTGCAGATCTGGCTCGTGCGGATTCCGGAGCTCCTCTACTCAACGACTGGGCCTCTCGTAGGCGCAAGCTACACGGACCTGCACGCCAATCTGCCGGCCCTGCACATCATCGCTGGTACCGCGCTCGTCGGTGCCGCCCTCGTGATATACGGCGTGCTCCGTCGCAAGATCGTCTGGTTCACGTTCGTATCGTTCCTGGCGTACGTTGCGGTCTCGATCGTGGTGGGTGGTCTCTTTCCCTGGGGAATGCAGAGATTCATCGTCGACCCGACTGAGCTCACGCGCGAGGCGCCGCAGCTGAAGAGCCACATTCGTGCGACACGCACGGCGTGGGGCCTCGACAGCGTCGAGGAACGCACTCTCACGGGAGACGCGTCACTGTCGATCGCCGACATCCGCTCGAATACGTCCACCGTCGAGAACGTGCGCCTGTGGGACCGCGATCCGCTGCTCCAGACCTTCGGGCAACTCCAGGAGATCCGCACGTACTACGATTTCGTCTCGGTGGATGACGAGCGTTACGTGATCAACGGCCGGTATCGCCAGGTGCTGCTGGCACCGCGCGAGCTGAACGCGGCGAAGCTTCCGACGCGGACGTTCATCAACCAGCATCTCACGTTCACTCACGGCATGGGTCTGACGCTCGGCCCGGTGAACGAGGTGACGACGGAAGGTCTTCCGGTGCTGTTCGTCAAGGATCTGCCTCCCGTGTCTTCGGTCTCCCTCAAGGTGACGCGCCCGCAGATCTACTTCGGCGAGCTGACCAGCGATCACGTCTTCGTCAACACGAAGCAGAAAGAGTTCGACTATCCGTCGGGCGAGGAGTCCATTTACACGCGATATACGGGAACCGGCGGCGTCCGCGTCGGATCGTTCTTCAGGAGAGCGATGTTCGCGATGCGGTTCGGCGCGCTCAATATTCTCCTTTCGGGCGACATAGGGGCGGACAGCCGCGTTCTGTACAATCGGGAGATAAGTCGCCGGGCGCGCCTCGCTCTGCCGTTCCTGACGTTCGACCAGGATCCGTATATGGTCGTCGCCGCCAACGGCGAGCTGAAGTGGATGCTCGACGGCTACACCTCCACCGATCGCTATCCGTATTCGCAACGCCTGAGCGATGGCACCAGCTACATGCGCAACAGCATCAAGGTTGTGATCGACGCCTACAATGGATCGGTGGATGCGTACGTCATCGACCCCGCGGATCCGATCGCGCGAACGTATTCGAAGATCTTCCCCGGGCTGCTGAAGCCGGCCGGCGCGATGCCCGCGGACATTCGTGCGCACCTTCGCTATCCAACCGATCTGTTCAGGGTACAGTCGTCGCTGTACGCGACATATCACATGGATGCGCCGGAGACATTCTACCACCGGGAGGATCAGTGGCAGGTTCCGGCGATCGGCGACAAGGCGGACGGCGAGAACCGTTTCATGCGGCACATCGTCATGAGGCTGCCCGAGGAAAAGCAGGCCGAGTTCATCTACATGGCGCCATTCACGCCGAAGGGGAAGGACAATCTGGCGTCGTGGATGATCGCCCGGAATGATGGAGCGAATTACGGCAAGCTGCGCGTGTACAGCTTCCCGAAGCAGAGTCTGGTGTACGGCCCGCGGCAGATCATGTCGCGCATTGCCCAGGACCCCGACATCTCGCGCGAGCTCACGCTATGGGACCAGCGCGGCTCCGAGGTGATTCGCGGCGAGCTTCTCGTAATTCCGATCGAGGAGGCGCTGATCTACGTGCAGCCGATATATCTCCGCGCCGAGGGCGGCCGAATCCCGGAGCTCAAGCGCGTGGTCGTCGCGTATAAGAACAGGGTGGTGATGCGCGAGACCCTCGAGGCAGGGCTTGCCACTCTCTTCGGCGGCGACGTACCGCGCGCCGAGGACAACGCGACGCCGCCGATGCCCGGCGACACGACGCGCGCCGCGCCGGCAACAATCGGAGCGCCTGCCGCACCGTCCAACTCCGCGCTGATCGCGGAGGCGAGGTCGCACTACGAGCGCGCAGTTGCCGCGCAGCGGTCCGGTGACTGGGCTCTCTACGGCAAGGAGATCCAGGCGCTCGGAGATATCCTGCAACGACTCAACACCGGGAGCCGCCGGTAG